The DNA window TCCAGGAACCTCCGCCCGCGGCCATTCCGGCAGGGTAATGACCTCGATCGACTTCAGTCGCGAGGGCTGTTTGTCCGTGTCGACCCGATAAAGTGCACTAACGGCCCAGTTCGGTACGGGATCAGCTCCGCCAGCGCGATGATCGTGTGCGCCCGGACGATCCCCTCGTAGCCGACGATCTGGTCGATCACCCGCTGCAGGTCGGCGTTGGCGCGCGCCACGATGCGGCACAGGATGTCCCCGCTGCCGGTGATCGTGTGCGCCTCCAGGACCTCCGGGATGTCCGCGAGATGCCCGGCGACGGCGTCATGCCCGTACCGCTGCCGGATTTCCAATGTCACGAAGCTGGTCACACCGAAACCGATGGCGGCCGGGACCACCTCCGGGCCGAACCCCTTGATCGCGCCCCGGGCGACGAGCTTGTCGAGGCGCGCCTGGACGGTGCCACGGGCGACCGCGAGCCGGCGGGAGAGCTCCAGCACACCGATCCGGGGCTCCGCCTCGAGCAACTCGATCAGCCGGGCATCCAGGCCATCGAGCTGCACACTCTGCTCAGTCATACCGCGAAACTACCGTACGTATTGCGCAGTCTGATCAGACCGGAAGGGAACTGTTGCCCGCAACATCAGGTCAGGCCACTGTCATCGGAAAGCACTGGAGCGACCTGGGACACTGAGATCAAAGACCGGGCCGCAGGGAACGGTCAGGTCGTTCTGGTAAAGGTTTGCCCATGAGTTCGCTTCCCGCGGGTTGGTACAAGGACCCGGCCGACACCAGCACCCAGCGCTACTGGGACGGTGAGGGCTGGCTGGGTCGGGCCATCCCGGCCGACGCGACCCCGCCGGACGGCCCGCCCGCGGTCGAGCCGGATCCTCCGGCGCCCGCCCCCGCGTCGCCGCCGCAGGCCGTCTCACCGGCGCCGCAGACCTACGCCGCGCCGCCCGCCTACGGGCCGCCGCCGGGTCAGACCCCGCCCCCTTATGGACCGCCGCCCGGTCAGGTCCCGCCCTCCTACGGCCCGCCCGGTCAGGTCCCGCCCTCCTACGGCCCGCCCGGTCAGGCGCCGCCCGGTTACGGCCCGCCCGGTCAGGCCCCGCCCGCCTATGGGCCGCCGCCCGGATGGCCCGGTCACCCCGGGTCGCCGGGTCAGCCCGGTCAGCCCGCCTGGGCCGGGCAGCCGCCTCACGCGTACCTCTATCCCATGCCGCAGGCGATGCCGCATGGTCTCCCCCTCGCCGGCCTCGGCCGGCGGCTGACCGCCCGGCTGATCGACATCGTCGCCGTGCTGCTGCTCAACGTCGTGGTCAACGGCTGGTTCATCTATCAGTACTGGCAGGAGTTCTACCCGATCCTGCAGGAGCAGATGCGGCAGATCGAGGCCGGCAACGACGCCCTGGTCGCCGCGCCCGCCTCCTCGCGGATGCAGACCCTGTCGATCGCCATCGTGCTCGTCGCCACCCTGCTCTGGCTGCTCTACGAGGCCCCGTCCACCGCCAACCGCGGGCAGACGCTGGGCAAACGAGCCATGGGGATCAAGGTGGTCCCGATCGAGAGCACCGCGCCGCTCGGCTTCGGCCGGGCGTTCGCCCGGTGGGCCCGGCTCGGCATGTGGACGCTGTTCTGGTGGTGCGGGGTCGGCCTGGTGATCCAGTTCCTGGCCTCGCTCTCGCCGGTCTTCGACACCCGCCTGCGCCAGGGCTGGCCGGACAAGGCGGCGGCCACCGTCGTGGTCGCCGTCCCGCACGGAGGCACACCCACCGTTCCGCCCGCGCCGGGCGGCAACTCTCCCGGAGGACCACAATGACCCGGCTGACCCGCGCCGACCTAGACGCGCTGCCCAACTACGTGCCCGGCCGCAACGTCGCCGACCTCGCCCGGGAGCTGGGCATCGCCGAGGCGATCAAGCTGGCCAGCAACGAGGTGCCGTACGGGCCGCTGCCCGGCGTCGTGGAGGCCGTCACCGAGGCCGTGTCGTCCGTGCACCGCTACCCCGACATGGGCGTGGTCCGGCTGCGCGAGGTGATCGGCGAGCGGTTCGGCGTGGACCCGGCGCGGGTCGTCACGGGCTGCGGCTCGGTCGCGCTCGCGGAGATCCTGGCGAAGTCCACCTGCCTGCCCGGGGACGAGATCGTCTACTCGTGGCGGTCGTTCGAGGCGTACCCGATCATCGCGGCCGGCGGCGGGGCGACAAGCGTCCGGGTGCCGAACACCGCAGGTCACGGGCACGATCTGAGCGCGATGACCGGCGCGATCACCGACCAGACGCGGATGGTCTTCGTCTGCAACCCGAACAACCCGACCGGCACCGCCCTGCGCAAGGCCGAGCTGGACCGGTTCCTCGACTCGGTTCCCTCCGACGTGCTGGTGGTGCTCGACGAGGCGTACCGGGAGTTCGTCACCGATCCCGAGGTGCCCGACGCGCTGGAGACCTACGGCGACCGGCACAACGTGGTGGTGCTGCGGACCATGAGCAAGGCGTGGGGCCTGGCCGGGCTGCGGATGGGTTACCTGGTCGCCCAGCCCGAGGTCGCCGCGACGATCCGCAAGGTGGTCACCCCCTTCTCCACCAGCACGGTCGCCCAGGCCGCCGCGCTCGCCGCCCTGGAGCAGGAGGACGAGGTGCGCCGCCGCTGCTCCCTGGTCGTCGCGGAACGCTCCCGGCTCACCGAGGCGCTCCGGAAACTCTCGATCGACGTCCCGGAGAGCCAGGCGAACTTCGTCTGGCTGCCGCTCGGCGACCGCACCGCCGCCTTCG is part of the Actinoplanes missouriensis 431 genome and encodes:
- the hisC gene encoding histidinol-phosphate transaminase, with the protein product MTRLTRADLDALPNYVPGRNVADLARELGIAEAIKLASNEVPYGPLPGVVEAVTEAVSSVHRYPDMGVVRLREVIGERFGVDPARVVTGCGSVALAEILAKSTCLPGDEIVYSWRSFEAYPIIAAGGGATSVRVPNTAGHGHDLSAMTGAITDQTRMVFVCNPNNPTGTALRKAELDRFLDSVPSDVLVVLDEAYREFVTDPEVPDALETYGDRHNVVVLRTMSKAWGLAGLRMGYLVAQPEVAATIRKVVTPFSTSTVAQAAALAALEQEDEVRRRCSLVVAERSRLTEALRKLSIDVPESQANFVWLPLGDRTAAFAAACENRGVIVRGFQPEGVRVTVGTPEENDLFLAAAEAALNS
- a CDS encoding RDD family protein; protein product: MSSLPAGWYKDPADTSTQRYWDGEGWLGRAIPADATPPDGPPAVEPDPPAPAPASPPQAVSPAPQTYAAPPAYGPPPGQTPPPYGPPPGQVPPSYGPPGQVPPSYGPPGQAPPGYGPPGQAPPAYGPPPGWPGHPGSPGQPGQPAWAGQPPHAYLYPMPQAMPHGLPLAGLGRRLTARLIDIVAVLLLNVVVNGWFIYQYWQEFYPILQEQMRQIEAGNDALVAAPASSRMQTLSIAIVLVATLLWLLYEAPSTANRGQTLGKRAMGIKVVPIESTAPLGFGRAFARWARLGMWTLFWWCGVGLVIQFLASLSPVFDTRLRQGWPDKAAATVVVAVPHGGTPTVPPAPGGNSPGGPQ
- a CDS encoding Lrp/AsnC family transcriptional regulator, with the translated sequence MTEQSVQLDGLDARLIELLEAEPRIGVLELSRRLAVARGTVQARLDKLVARGAIKGFGPEVVPAAIGFGVTSFVTLEIRQRYGHDAVAGHLADIPEVLEAHTITGSGDILCRIVARANADLQRVIDQIVGYEGIVRAHTIIALAELIPYRTGPLVHFIGSTRTNSPRD